A section of the Hypomesus transpacificus isolate Combined female chromosome 1, fHypTra1, whole genome shotgun sequence genome encodes:
- the LOC124467653 gene encoding fibroblast growth factor-binding protein 2-like — MWTLTSTLLLLACCLWAAEGQGENGNARAPGNGAPETRKSVWEDSVKFKTASRDACTMVTTSQGAFLGLRISCREEENSSYWCEYGGIPKRCLANGFQSYFERLKFIMWSSFYACMDPVIFWPSPGCKRAPGEPDIIQIAEGRTEAATTQMLDRSPERQLSQARPEQSTPAQPTNQPTKPAVKSNAEKMAEEYCWQSFQGVCTYVIGWFQNECRGF; from the exons ACCCTGCTGCTCCTCGCCTGCTGCCTCTGGGCAGCCGAGGGGCAGGGCGAGAACGGCAACGCCAGGGCCCCCGGTAACGGGGCACCGGAGACCAGGAAGAGCGTGTGGGAAGACTCTGTGAAGTTCAAAACCGCTTCCAGAGATGCCTGCACCATGGTTACCACCAGCCAGGGTGCGTTCTTAGGACTGCGGATATCGTGCCGGGAGGAGGAAAACAGTTCCTACTGGTGCGAGTACGGTGGCATCCCTAAGAGGTGTCTCGCCAACGGCTTTCAGTCTTACTTTGAACGGTTGAAGTTTATCATGTGGTCTTCCTTTTACGCCTGCATGGATCCCGTGATTTTCTGGCCCTCTCCTGGCTGCAAACGGGCACCCGGAGAGCCTGATATAATTCAAATCGCTGAAGGAAGAACTGAAGCAGCCACCACACAGATGCTAGATAGGAGCCCGGAGAGGCAGCTTAGTCAGGCCAGACCAGAGCAATCGACACCAGCacaaccaaccaaccagccaaccaagcCGGCTGTAAAGAGCAATGCAGAGAAGATGGCCGAAGAATATTGCTGGCAATCATTCCAGGGCGTCTGTACCTACGTGATTGGTTGGTTTCAAAATGAATGCAGAGG tttttaa
- the fgfbp1a gene encoding fibroblast growth factor-binding protein 1 — protein MTFLTNLALLLFLACMSQQFIAANCQRGQARKGKTDGKEKERVGLQKEGELNTPVPSPDKKDSSRKSPNRSVLKGKFSTKNHTHCTWAATGDEAFTLGISCKKDGKSFDCEYSAKPSLCPQYESNAKMYWKQIARALRKQRKLCVHTTSLVRAGMCRKAPSDAHFKLNSVGMPTPPSALPQPSGLRACPDMVDKRKLAEDYCDQSWSSFCTFFFSMVQDDDC, from the coding sequence ATGACGTTCCTCACAAACCTAGCGCTCCTGTTATTTTTGGCGTGCATGTCACAGCAGTTTATAGCGGCAAACTGTCAGAGAGGCCAGGCCAGAAAAGGAAAAACTgatggaaaagagaaagaaagggtaGGCCTACAGAAGGAAGGTGAACTAAAtacccctgtcccctctccagaCAAGAAGGACAGCAGTCGCAAATCTCCAAACAGAAGTGTTTTGAAGGGGAAATTCTCCACAAAAAATCACACGCACTGCACCTGGGCAGCTACAGGCGACGAAGCTTTCACTCTTGGAATCAGTTGCAAAAAAGACGGAAAGAGTTTTGATTGTGAATATTCTGCCAAACCGTCCTTGTGCCCGCAGTACGAGTCAAATGCGAAAATGTACTGGAAGCAGATTGCTAGAGCGTTAAGAAAACAAAGGAAATTGTGTGTTCACACCACTTCATTGGTTCGAGCAGGTATGTGCAGAAAAGCTCCGAGCGATGCACATTTCAAACTCAACAGTGTAGGTATGCCTACCCCGCCTTCAGCTCTGCCGCAGCCGTCAGGTTTAAGAGCATGTCCTGATATGGTTGATAAGAGAAAACTGGCGGAGGACTATTGCGACCAATCCTGGTCAAGTTTTTgtactttctttttctccatgGTCCAGGATGATGATTGCTGA